The genomic segment CCAGCTGGTGTGGTCCTGGAACGTCTCCTTACACCATTAGATATTGTAGAATAAAATGATACACCAGAACGATTGGAATCCCACCTTTTTACAGGATATTTTAATTGAGAACTGTCTTCGAGAGCCTCTGGTCTACCAAAGTAATTAGAAGAGTCGTTCATGCTCAATTGATCTGCTGCCGATGAATGTGCTGATCTATTTGATCTGCTTGAAGTCACAGAATTTCGTATTGGTACACCGGGGTTCTTCTCATTacgttcttcttcttcttcttcttcttcttctcgTGCTTGGTCCTCGTCGTATAGTTCCTCTTCTGGTTGGACTCTAACCACACGGGAATCCATATTTAGTTCAGGTTGCTCATCCCTCTCCTCGTATTGAGGTAatgacaattttttcctatCACGTTCAACTACTAGCAAATGTAAGTAGAATGGTATAAGTAAACTGAATGAAAAGCCACCTAAAATGTTTCCAACAGAGGCTGGAACTAAAAGCTTCCAAATGTATTTACCCACGGACACATTAGCCCCATTTAACATCCCAATGAATAAAAGTGGCATATCTCCTACTACGTGAGTAAATCCAATGGATACAAATGTAAAGATGGGTAAAGTGATCATAATCCATTTCACATGAAGAGGTTTAGCCATCAGTTGTAAATATATGGCGAGGCATGCGAAAAAATTACCCGCTATCCCCTTTAAAAAAGTCtgaataaaagaaaaactaGCTTTTTCTTCAGCTAGTTGTTTAGATCCAACTTTCCAAAGGTGTGAAGAACTCAAGGATGATAAATGCACGAAAACGTAACAAACTAGTAGACAACCACCTATATTCCCAAAGAGACTGCAAAACCATGATATCAATACGTCATAAATGCTCACCGATCTTCTAAGAAGTCCCACAGAAAAGTAAAGGATGTTAGAGTTGAAAAGGTCCGCACCCAGGATAACCACATAGAATAAACCAATCCCATAGAGAATACCTGCCATAAATTTTAGAATACCTGGATTCTTCTCCCATATACCTGGATTATCGGAATGTACtgaaatattcaaaataccaccactacTAAACACGATTCCTGCAATGATGCTGTTAATCACCAACACATCTATTTGCATTCGGGATTTCTTCATGGAAGTGGCCTCCACAGCAAGGGCAGCTTCATGTGGCGTAATGTACGTCGAATCATCTACAACCATTAAAGGACTTCCGAGATGTTGAATAATTCCAAGAGTAATAATGGGGCTTCATAggtttttcttctattatCTGTTTTCTAATGTGAACTTCATCTCAAAGGCAGCATTTTTTTGAACTCTCCCAAGGCATCGAAAAATTGGAAcgaaaaaagaaaaaaaacaacaaacaGATAAACCCTTGAACTTTAACAAAGGACTCAATTTAAGATGGAACGACAATCTTGATAACTTTTGTTAGGTCAAATAAAACAGATTGAAATCTAGAGCGTCGATGCCGTTAACCTTTTGGTCCGGGACTGGCCTGTAAATCGAGATTTCTTCTGTCGCAGTTGCTTAAGGAAACTCCAGatggaagaaaaagaatacaaatgataatgataaaaaggataaatGGGGGATAAATGGACCCTCTTGAGATTACAATCTTTAGTTAGTGTCTTTTAAAGTCCATACGACATCTGCTAGAAGCAGAGATGTTTCTGCTACCGTGTCAGCTGGTATGACTTGTATGCAACAGTATAACATGTCTGTCAAAGTTGTATCTGGTAGCAT from the Zygosaccharomyces rouxii strain CBS732 chromosome B complete sequence genome contains:
- a CDS encoding uncharacterized protein (some similarities with uniprot|P38750 Saccharomyces cerevisiae YHL008C Hypothetical ORF); the encoded protein is MVVDDSTYITPHEAALAVEATSMKKSRMQIDVLVINSIIAGIVFSSGGILNISVHSDNPGIWEKNPGILKFMAGILYGIGLFYVVILGADLFNSNILYFSVGLLRRSVSIYDVLISWFCSLFGNIGGCLLVCYVFVHLSSLSSSHLWKVGSKQLAEEKASFSFIQTFLKGIAGNFFACLAIYLQLMAKPLHVKWIMITLPIFTFVSIGFTHVVGDMPLLFIGMLNGANVSVGKYIWKLLVPASVGNILGGFSFSLLIPFYLHLLVVERDRKKLSLPQYEERDEQPELNMDSRVVRVQPEEELYDEDQAREEEEEEEEERNEKNPGVPIRNSVTSSRSNRSAHSSAADQLSMNDSSNYFGRPEALEDSSQLKYPVKRWDSNRSGVSFYSTISNGVRRRSRTTPAGVFPVKGMATPFRDRDLRTQRMTDSATVYGQPLGDVEPVSTGPSRRGSSLRGSLAKSTDTGEDSTENYGVVDSKPGAKLEKAITRFISRVPSKPSKNELPRTTQESFPYKQPPSFYSTHKPFMSSRNSSGNVTSSTQRRSSTDIPRAKVPSLQRNSKFHQSNTKAIDEIGPAELDIISSWNSGNISHLPELPSKQPD